A region from the Fundulus heteroclitus isolate FHET01 chromosome 22, MU-UCD_Fhet_4.1, whole genome shotgun sequence genome encodes:
- the LOC118557088 gene encoding uncharacterized protein LOC118557088, translating to MQSLKTQTQEQLSLSDRLSKFSSWSKAIQAVARLIRRVRKDKSTDHSTVQERKDAQCVIIRDLQRQMYPEEIKLLSKVAQLPSQSKLFQMDAFLDQDGLLKVGGRLKNASLPTSLKHPVIMPKNHHITKAIIAHCHEKVQHQGKGLTINEIRSNGFWIPGINRAVATHLHQCVTCRKLRRFTEEQRMADLPSERVDPSPPFTYCGMDCFGPFDTKQGRKVHKRYGLLFTCLCCRAIHIEMLDDMSTDAFINGLRCFIAIRGAVRDIKCDQGTNFVGARNELNEALKQVDVNRLTTFLAEKQCDFSMNAPHASHAGGVWERQIRTVRNILRFTLSSSSGRLDDASLRTFFYEAAAIVNSRPLTVDSLNDPDSPEPLTPNHLLTMKPTAALPPPGKFIREDLYARKRWRRVQYLAEQFWGRWRREYVYNIATRQRWHNPRRNLKVGDIVMERTEDLPRNEWKLSKVVETVTDKDGLVRRVRIRVGDQKMEKDGLRSGKPSIVERPVQKLVLLLEND from the coding sequence ATGCAAAGtctaaaaacacagacacaggaACAGTTAAGTCTCTCAGACCGCTTGTCAAAGTTCTCTTCATGGTCGAAGGCAATCCAGGCTGTAGCTCGTCTCATTCGTCGTGTTAGGAAGGACAAGTCGACAGACCACAGCACTGTACAAGAACGAAAAGATGCACAATGCGTCATCATAAGAGACTTGCAGAGACAAATGTATCCTGAAGAGATAAAGTTGCTCAGTAAGGTAGCTCAACTTCCTTCTCAGAGTAAACTGTTTCAGATGGATGCCTTTCTCGATCAGGATGGACTTCTTAAGGTGGGAGGAAGACTGAAAAATGCATCACTCCCTACCTCACTGAAGCATCCAGTCATTATGCCGAAAAATCATCACATCACTAAGGCAATAATTGCTCATTGTCATGAGAAAGTGCAGCATCAGGGAAAAGGTTTAACTATTAATGAAATTAGATCAAATGGATTCTGGATTCCAGGAATCAACAGAGCCGTGGCAACGCATTTACATCAATGTGTTACATGTCGGAAACTCAGAAGGTTCACTGAGGAACAACGTATGGCGGATTTGCCATCTGAGCGTGTGGATCCATCGCCACCTTTCACCTATTGTGGGATGGACTGTTTTGGTCCGTTTGACACCAAACAAGGACGCAAGGTACACAAGAGATACGGCTTGCTTTTCACCTGTCTTTGCTGTCGAGCTATCCACATTGAAATGTTGGACGACATGTCGACGGACGCTTTCATAAACGGACTCCGTTGTTTCATTGCCATAAGAGGAGCAGTACGCGACATAAAGTGCGACCAAGGAACGAACTTCGTTGGAGCAAGAAATGAACTGAATGAAGCTCTCAAGCAAGTGGATGTTAACCGCCTAACTACGTTTTTGGCTGAGAAACAATGTGACTTTAGTATGAACGCTCCTCATGCAAGCCATGCTGGAGGTGTATGGGAGAGACAGATCAGAACAGTTAGGAATATTCTTCGTTTCACTCTCTCATCTTCTTCAGGCAGGCTGGACGATGCCTCTTTACGGACATTCTTTTATGAGGCAGCAGCTATTGTAAACAGTCGTCCACTCACAGTTGACAGCTTAAATGATCCAGACAGTCCAGAGCCACTAACACCTAATCACCTGCTCACCATGAAACCCACTGCCGCCTTACCACCTCCTGGCAAATTTATCAGAGAGGATCTGTATGCTCGCAAGAGGTGGCGTCGTGTACAGTATTTGGCCGAGCAGTTCTGGGGTCGGTGGAGAAGAGAGTATGTCTACAATATTGCCACAAGACAACGCTGGCATAATCCAAGGAGAAACCTCAAGGTTGGCGACATTGTGATGGAAAGGACGGAGGATTTGCCTCGCAACGAGTGGAAATTGTCTAAAGTTGTAGAGACAGTAACTGATAAAGATGGACTAGTGAGGAGAGTAAGGATTCGTGTTGGAGATCAGAAGATGGAAAAGGATGGACTTCGTTCAGGCAAGCCATCCATTGTTGAACGTCCAGTACAGAAGCTGGTCCTACTTCTAGAGAATGATTAA